Proteins encoded in a region of the Rutidosis leptorrhynchoides isolate AG116_Rl617_1_P2 chromosome 9, CSIRO_AGI_Rlap_v1, whole genome shotgun sequence genome:
- the LOC139866263 gene encoding signal peptide peptidase-like has protein sequence MKSGERAVNIALAGLTLLPLVMKVDPNLNVILTASLTVFVGCYRSVKPTPPTETMSNAHAMRFPLVGSAMLMSLFLLFKFLSKDLVNAVLTSYFFVLGILALSATLLPAISRFLPTKWNEDVIHWKFPYFQSMDVEFTRSQVIASIPGTFFCVWYVAQKHWLANNILGLAFCIQGIEMLSLGSFKTGAILLGGLFFYDIFWVFFTPVMVSVAKSFDAPIKLLFPTRDAVRQFSMLGLGDIVIPGIFVALALRFDVSRGSKSNYFKSAFTGYAVGVILTIVVMNWFQAAQPALLYIVPAVIGFLAAHGLWNGEVKALLDFDESKKAIGGAGDNDETTSKKLE, from the exons ATGAAGAGCGGTGAACGAGCTGTGAATATTGCACTAGCAG GTTTGACACTGCTACCGCTAGTTATGAAGGTAGACCCAAACTTGAATGTCATATTGACTGCAAGCCTCACAGTTTTTGTAGGTTGTTACCGTTCTGTAAAGCCTACACCTCCTACT GAGACAATGTCAAATGCACATGCTATGCGTTTCCCTTTAGTTGGCAGTGCAATGCTTATGTCTTTGTTCTTGCTCTTTAAGTTCCTATCTAAAGACTTGGTTAATGCTGTCCTTACATCATACTTCTTTGTACTTGGCATCCTCGCACTTTC GGCAACTCTCTTACCTGCAATTAGCCGTTTTTTACCAACCAAGTGGAATGAAGACGTTATTCATTGGAAGTTCCCGTATTTTCAGT CTATGGATGTTGAGTTTACAAGGTCTCAAGTTATTGCTTCAATTCCCGGAACCTTTTTTTGTGTGTGGTATGTTGCACAGAAGCATTGGCTGGCTAACAATATTTTGGGTCTTGCATTCTGCATTCAG GGAATTGAAATGCTTTCCCTAGGCTCATTCAAGACTGGTGCCATTTTACTG GGTGGACTTTTTTTCTATGATATATTCTGGGTTTTCTTTACCCCTGTGATGGTCAGCGTTGCTAAATCATTTGATGCACCTATTAAG CTTCTGTTCCCTACTAGAGATGCTGTACGCCAATTTTCTATGCTTGGTTTAGGTGATATTGTAATTCCAG GCATTTTTGTAGCTTTGGCATTGAGATTTGACGTATCAAGAGGAAGCAAGAGTAACTACTTTAAGAGTGCTTTCACGGGGTATGCAGTTGGTGTGATCCTTACAATTGTTGTCATGAACTGGTTTCAAGCTGCACAG CCTGCTCTGTTATACATCGTACCTGCGGTTATTGGGTTCTTGGCTGCACATGGCTTATGGAATGGGGAAGTGAAAGCG TTACTGGATTTTGATGAGTCAAAAAAAGCTATTGGTGGTGCCGGTGATAACGATGAAACTACAAGCAAAAAACTAGAATGA
- the LOC139866273 gene encoding uncharacterized protein isoform X1 produces MNINLFCPKSILSTIHGIVQISLVDLNDREDMQRPTNTKAVRSLCVKPCSKLALLTSLGKKLPVVRTNAVELVKLLNLILPQSVNIRIFAVKFIYLCTSANNNGICVGHYGWVWVEQTQLWHKNLEKFGRCSVLTIISNLMNKRRL; encoded by the exons ATGAACATCAATTTATTTTGTCCCAAAAGTATATTATCCACTATTCATGGTATTGTGCAGATAAGTTTGGTAGATCTAAATGATAGAGAAGATATGCAACGTCCCACAAATACAAAAGCTGTTAGGTCCCTTTGTGTTAAACCTTGCAGCAAGCTTGCACTTCTTACTTCTTTAGGGAAAAAGTTACCAGTTGTCAG AACAAATGCAGTTGAATTGGTGAAGCTTTTGAATTTAATCCTTCCCCAATCTGTCAATATCCGGATCTTTGCAGTAAAA TTCATCTATCTATGCACAAGTGCTAACAACAACG GTATTTGTGTAGGTCATTATGGGTGGGTTTGGGTTGAGCAGACACAATTATGGCATAAGAACTTGGAGAAATTTGGAAGATGTAGTGTTTTAACTATAATTTCAAATTTGATGAACAAAAGACGTTTGTGA
- the LOC139866273 gene encoding uncharacterized protein isoform X3, producing MNINLFCPKSILSTIHGIVQISLVDLNDREDMQRPTNTKAVRSLCVKPCSKLALLTSLGKKLPVVRTNAVELVKLLNLILPQSVNIRIFAVKFIYLCTSANNNGELYGYGHVIVMVISHVFV from the exons ATGAACATCAATTTATTTTGTCCCAAAAGTATATTATCCACTATTCATGGTATTGTGCAGATAAGTTTGGTAGATCTAAATGATAGAGAAGATATGCAACGTCCCACAAATACAAAAGCTGTTAGGTCCCTTTGTGTTAAACCTTGCAGCAAGCTTGCACTTCTTACTTCTTTAGGGAAAAAGTTACCAGTTGTCAG AACAAATGCAGTTGAATTGGTGAAGCTTTTGAATTTAATCCTTCCCCAATCTGTCAATATCCGGATCTTTGCAGTAAAA TTCATCTATCTATGCACAAGTGCTAACAACAACGGTGAGCTATATGGTTATGGACATGTCATTGTTATGGTGATTTCACAT GTATTTGTGTAG
- the LOC139866273 gene encoding uncharacterized protein isoform X2 → MHHGFLLVVTELQKISLVDLNDREDMQRPTNTKAVRSLCVKPCSKLALLTSLGKKLPVVRTNAVELVKLLNLILPQSVNIRIFAVKFIYLCTSANNNGICVGHYGWVWVEQTQLWHKNLEKFGRCSVLTIISNLMNKRRL, encoded by the exons ATGCATCACGGCTTTCTGTTGGTTGTCACAGAATTACAAAAG ATAAGTTTGGTAGATCTAAATGATAGAGAAGATATGCAACGTCCCACAAATACAAAAGCTGTTAGGTCCCTTTGTGTTAAACCTTGCAGCAAGCTTGCACTTCTTACTTCTTTAGGGAAAAAGTTACCAGTTGTCAG AACAAATGCAGTTGAATTGGTGAAGCTTTTGAATTTAATCCTTCCCCAATCTGTCAATATCCGGATCTTTGCAGTAAAA TTCATCTATCTATGCACAAGTGCTAACAACAACG GTATTTGTGTAGGTCATTATGGGTGGGTTTGGGTTGAGCAGACACAATTATGGCATAAGAACTTGGAGAAATTTGGAAGATGTAGTGTTTTAACTATAATTTCAAATTTGATGAACAAAAGACGTTTGTGA